The window AGAACAGAAATCTGAGCCGGGGGGCATTGGAATCCTGGATAAAAAAATATCCTGACGACATTGGAAAACAAGGCAGTTCGGAGGCTCTTTCGGCTCTGTCATCAACAATTCTGGATGGACTCCTCAGTTTTACCGACTTTGACAGGGAAATGATGAAAAACCTGGAAGGCGGTGACAACTCTGTCCTGTCCTGGTATGAATATGACAGACTCCTTGATTTTACTGATGCCCAGCCAGGTGAAAAAACTGTGGCCGTTATCACAGCCTCCGGACAAATCCATCAAGGTGAATCCTCACCCTGGTCAATCGGGTCTGATTCTCTGATCTCTCATCTGGATGAAATCGGGAATGACAGCTCCGTAAGGGCTCTCGTGCTGAGACTGGATACAGGGGGAGGAAGCGCCTATGCCTCTGAGCTGATACGGCGAAAGCTCATTGAATTGAAATCCCGGGGAGTGACTATCCTGGTTTCCATGGGAGGAGTCACTGCCTCAGGAGGGTATTGGATTGCCACGGCTGCCGATGAAATCTGGACAGCCCCCGGGACGATTACCGGCAGCATCGGAGTCTTTACACTCATTCCCCAGCTAGCCGCCTTTGCCGATGAGACACTGGGAATCCGCTCTGACGGAGTGGGGACTACCTGGATGAGCGGACAGGACAGGATCGATCAGCCCCTGAATGACCAGTCCCGCAGCTTGTATCAGGGAACAGTGGATAATACATATAATCAGTTTCTTACACTCGTATCAGAAAGCAGAAATCTGCCTCTTAAAAGCCTGCTGCCCCTGGCGGAAGGCCGTATCTGGAGTGGCGAAGAGGCCCTGAAGAATGGTCTGGCCGATCATTCCGGTACCATGCAGCAGAGTATTACCGCTGCCGCGGCTCTGGCCGGTCTGGAAGACTATCACATCCGCTACCAGAGAGATGAAAACCT is drawn from Oceanispirochaeta sp. and contains these coding sequences:
- the sppA gene encoding signal peptide peptidase SppA translates to MKTTQRKGFFSHFFSSLNLIRLIFINLLFWGVVVFILFSILPRKVHVPEDALLYLKPLGTLVEKNDGASMPEWMEALTGPISETSAFRISRLIRMAGDDQRIRILVLDLSELQYASLAVLQEIESDIQYFRTQGKAVYAWADHYNLYSYYLASAADAVYMDPMGQVLLPGYSLYRSYYGNAMEKWNLEMAYFHAGEFKSYGDSYIASAMSDDMKKENQRWLDHLWSQYLERVGENRNLSRGALESWIKKYPDDIGKQGSSEALSALSSTILDGLLSFTDFDREMMKNLEGGDNSVLSWYEYDRLLDFTDAQPGEKTVAVITASGQIHQGESSPWSIGSDSLISHLDEIGNDSSVRALVLRLDTGGGSAYASELIRRKLIELKSRGVTILVSMGGVTASGGYWIATAADEIWTAPGTITGSIGVFTLIPQLAAFADETLGIRSDGVGTTWMSGQDRIDQPLNDQSRSLYQGTVDNTYNQFLTLVSESRNLPLKSLLPLAEGRIWSGEEALKNGLADHSGTMQQSITAAAALAGLEDYHIRYQRDENLNLRQYLMKMQQGNFSLSKYFTGIDISLPPIIPGRVYALSQIGNK